The sequence CGCTGCGCACGGCGCGGGCTATGATGCCTAGGAGGAAAGCGAGGACGACGGGTGAGACCAGGTTTTGAATGAGGAGATCCATTTGGCGTGAGGACGATGGCTACGGCCGCAGGCCGGGGACGGGGAATGCTTGCGGCCCGGGAAGGAAAGCCAGGTCAGCTCAGGATATCGAGCAGCTCGCCGATGGTGTGCTTGTTCTCAAGCGGGTGGTGCAGGCGCTTCCTAGGATTGATCGTATAGGTGTTCCTGCGGCCGTCCTTGGTGATCTTGACGGCCTTGTCCTCGACTAGCTCGACGAGGATTCGCTGGACGGCGCGCTGTGTTATGCCCACTTCCTCCGCCAGATCGCGGATCCGCGAATTCGGATCGCGCGAGAGGCAGACGAGGATATGGAAATGGTTGGTCAGGAAGGTCCAATGCGGAGTGTTACCCACTGTCATCCCCGCATTCAATCGTCCTGCTGATTCCATGGCAATAGGCGTGTTGCGTTTTTTTCGCAAAGGCTGATGGGATGACGAACCCTACGGGCGGCGCGCTCAGGGAAGCATGGTCACCTTGCCGGTCGCAAGGGAATAGACCCCGCCGACGATCTTGATCTTGCCTTCCTTTTCGAGGTTCGCGAGCGTTTCG comes from Akkermansiaceae bacterium and encodes:
- a CDS encoding winged helix-turn-helix domain-containing protein, which produces MTVGNTPHWTFLTNHFHILVCLSRDPNSRIRDLAEEVGITQRAVQRILVELVEDKAVKITKDGRRNTYTINPRKRLHHPLENKHTIGELLDILS